One stretch of Streptomyces hygroscopicus DNA includes these proteins:
- a CDS encoding MIP family channel protein has protein sequence MTDPKAAPKANHPRSALLGELCAEFAGTMVLILFGCGVVAQVVAGGALTKPPGGLGDHDSISWAWGLGVTLGVYVAARLSGAHINPAVTVSLAAFKGFPWSKVLPYVGAQTLGAFVGALLVRWNYTEVLGHADPGHTFKTQFVFSTLPGNGALPVSEWGALRDQIIGTAILVLLIFAVTDLLNSAPKANLGPLIIGLIVVAIGMAWGADAGYAINPARDFGPRLASYLTGYHSAWRDQYGDIYFWVPIVGPLVGGLIGAALYKVLISRYLPVATPEVGRTPTPE, from the coding sequence ATGACTGACCCGAAGGCTGCCCCGAAGGCGAACCATCCGAGGTCGGCACTGCTCGGCGAACTCTGCGCGGAGTTCGCGGGCACCATGGTGCTGATCCTCTTCGGCTGCGGCGTCGTGGCCCAGGTCGTGGCCGGCGGCGCCCTCACCAAGCCCCCGGGCGGTCTCGGTGACCACGACTCCATCTCCTGGGCCTGGGGCCTGGGCGTCACCCTCGGTGTGTATGTGGCGGCGCGGCTCAGCGGGGCCCATATCAACCCGGCGGTCACCGTCTCCCTGGCGGCCTTCAAGGGCTTCCCCTGGAGCAAGGTCCTGCCCTACGTGGGGGCCCAGACGCTCGGCGCGTTCGTCGGGGCCCTGCTGGTGCGCTGGAACTACACCGAGGTGCTGGGCCACGCCGACCCGGGGCACACCTTCAAGACCCAGTTCGTCTTCTCCACCCTCCCCGGCAACGGCGCCCTTCCGGTCAGCGAATGGGGCGCGCTGCGCGACCAGATCATCGGCACCGCGATCCTGGTGCTGCTCATCTTCGCCGTCACCGATCTGCTGAACTCGGCCCCCAAGGCCAATCTGGGGCCGCTCATCATCGGCCTGATCGTGGTCGCGATCGGTATGGCGTGGGGCGCCGACGCGGGGTACGCCATCAACCCGGCCCGTGACTTCGGCCCCCGGCTCGCCAGCTACCTCACCGGCTATCACAGCGCCTGGCGGGACCAGTACGGGGACATCTACTTCTGGGTGCCGATCGTGGGGCCGCTGGTCGGAGGGCTGATCGGCGCCGCCCTCTACAAGGTCCTGATCAGCCGCTACCTCCCGGTGGCCACACCGGAGGTGGGCCGCACCCCGACCCCCGAATAG
- a CDS encoding FAD-binding protein: MPTTQAPTNWAGNITFSAARLHHPDTVDELRRIVRSADRVRVLGTGHSFNRIADTEGDLVNLDRLPHRVEIDPGKRTATIAAGMRYAHVAQALHAEGLALANLASLPHITVAGACATATHGSGSAQQCLAAAVAGLEIVGPDGEVTRMDRDADRDRLNGAVVGLGGLGVVTAMTLDIEPTYDVAQWVWTGLPLDRLDDSFEEIFGAAYSVSVFTDWHSGEGVVWLKCRTDLPDPPEPGQPWLGAVPADRHHHPVPAMPPLHCTEQLGAPGPWHERLPHFRPDFTPSNGDELQSELLLPREAASAAFAALRGLGDRIAPVVQVSEVRTVAADELWLSPAYGRDSVAFHFTWVPDHEAVIEVVAAMEEALLPLGARPHWGKLTTAAPERVLSSYDRAADFARLLAEYDPAGKFRNAYLDGYFPTG, from the coding sequence ATGCCGACCACCCAAGCCCCGACGAACTGGGCCGGGAACATCACCTTCTCCGCCGCCCGGCTGCACCACCCGGACACCGTCGACGAGCTGCGGCGGATCGTCCGCTCCGCCGACCGGGTGCGGGTGCTCGGCACGGGCCACTCCTTCAACCGCATCGCCGACACCGAGGGCGATCTGGTGAACCTGGACCGGCTGCCGCACCGGGTGGAGATCGACCCCGGGAAGCGCACCGCGACCATCGCGGCGGGCATGCGCTACGCCCATGTGGCCCAGGCCCTGCACGCGGAGGGCCTGGCGCTGGCCAACCTCGCCTCGCTGCCGCACATCACGGTCGCGGGGGCCTGTGCCACCGCCACCCATGGCTCGGGGAGCGCCCAGCAGTGTCTGGCGGCGGCGGTCGCGGGGCTGGAGATCGTCGGCCCCGACGGCGAGGTGACCCGGATGGACCGGGACGCGGACCGGGACCGGCTGAACGGGGCCGTGGTCGGGCTCGGCGGACTGGGCGTCGTCACCGCCATGACGCTGGACATCGAGCCCACCTACGACGTGGCCCAGTGGGTGTGGACCGGGCTTCCGCTGGACCGGCTGGACGACAGCTTCGAGGAGATCTTCGGCGCCGCCTACAGCGTCAGCGTCTTCACCGACTGGCACTCGGGCGAGGGGGTGGTGTGGCTGAAGTGCCGCACCGATCTGCCCGATCCCCCGGAGCCCGGGCAGCCGTGGCTGGGGGCCGTCCCGGCCGACCGCCACCACCACCCGGTGCCCGCGATGCCGCCGCTGCACTGCACCGAGCAGTTGGGCGCGCCGGGGCCGTGGCATGAGCGGCTGCCGCACTTCCGCCCGGACTTCACCCCCAGCAACGGCGATGAGCTGCAGTCGGAGCTGCTGCTGCCGCGCGAGGCCGCCTCGGCGGCGTTCGCCGCGCTGCGCGGCCTCGGCGACCGGATCGCGCCCGTGGTGCAGGTGTCCGAGGTCCGTACGGTCGCGGCGGACGAGTTGTGGCTGAGCCCCGCGTACGGCCGGGACAGCGTCGCCTTCCACTTCACCTGGGTCCCCGACCACGAGGCGGTGATCGAGGTGGTGGCCGCGATGGAGGAGGCGCTGCTGCCGCTGGGGGCACGGCCGCACTGGGGCAAGCTGACGACGGCCGCCCCCGAGCGGGTCCTCTCCTCGTACGACCGGGCCGCCGACTTCGCACGGCTGCTGGCCGAGTACGACCCGGCGGGGAAGTTCCGCAACGCCTATCTGGACGGCTACTTCCCCACCGGGTGA